The Prochlorococcus marinus XMU1412 genome includes the window AACCAAGATTTGGGTTCGTAAATTTCGCAGAAACTTGGAATGGCCGTATGGCAATGATGGGTATTTTGATTGGGCTTGGTACTGAATTAATTACTGGACAAAGTATTCTTCGACAAATTGGAATAGGCTAGTATTCTACTTAATTTCTTCTGCTTCCACTTCAATGGTACTTTCACTAGGCTTTTTATTTAATTGATTTTTCTTACTTATATTCTCTAAATCTGCACCGCAATTCATGCAGGTTTCACTTAAACCTAATGATATTGCCCCACAATTGTTGCATGTATTAATTTTAGATTTGTAAGAGTTAAAACCCATAAACACTAAAACTAATAATAGAAGAGGAATTAAAAATAAAAGAAGTAGGATATTTCCAACAAAGCTAATGAAAAAGTTAAATCCAAAAATTGGAATAACAATGAGTATGATTAATGAGTAGGTAAGAAGATTTTTATTAGCTTTTAGAAAATAATTCACCTTAGTTATCCTTATCTATAATTTCTTTTTTTATTTACTAAGGTCATACTAGCAATTACTACGCTCCAACATTGTCCAAAATATAAAATTACTCCTAATAGCCATACCCACAAAGTAAGTACAAGAAAACCTCCAATAAAACCATATGCTTGAAATCTTACTCCAAGTGAGAGAATACTTTTACTTACTGCTAGGTTCAAAGTGGTTAGGCCAATTCCAATAAGAAAAGATCCGGGTAAAAGTGGTTTCAATGGAACTTTTCTACTAGGTAAAAGTGCTTGTAATAAAAGAGCCATTAAAGAAAAGCCAATTAGTGGTATTGCAAACTGACCAACCTGTAATAGCGGCAACTTTAATAATAAATCTGAAATAAGATTATTAGATTTTGAAAGATTTTCTAAAACGTTACTTGGTATCATCCTAAGATTTGCACTAATTTGATCTAGTACCATTAGAAAACCAATAAAGAATACTATTAAAAAGGCTTCAACTCTATTTCGGAGAAACTTCGAAGCTTGCACTCTCCAAGCAGCATTAACTTTTTTAGAAGGAATTTCGTCCTCCCAAAGCCTATCCGAACCTCTTTGAAGAGATAGATATGCATTTCCTGCGGTAAAAAGCAGAAACATAGCCCCAAGAATACCTGCTCCAAAACCTTGATCTATCAAATTAAATAAAGTTGTCTCTACTAACTCAACTACTGAAGGAGGTAAAAGCTGAGCAGCAATGGCAATTATTTGTTGATCTAATCCTTCTTGTTTCCCTAGGAACCATGAAGCTATTGAAAGAGAAATTAGAAGGATGGGAAAAAATGATTGAAGTGTGTAGTATGCAAATGCAGCGCTTAAATCAACACAATCAGATTTGCTCCATCGCTCACAAGCTCCCCATAAACTTTTCAGTATCCATGTTGAACTTCTCTGCATATTAATTTTCTTCAAATATTTTATTTATTTACTTAATTTTTATTGTATCTGATTAAGAAATTTTTCAAGCAATTTTTTATTTATGATGCAACTATTTTTCTAATAATAAATTGCCCCATGGCTTTAAAATTTCAAATTTTTCTATAGATCTACAAGCAATTAATGGAAAATTAACATCGCTCAAGTCTTCTCCTGAAACTAAATTTAAAGGATCTTTTTCTAACCACTCTAAAGAACAATTGAGTTCTTCTAAGAGTAGCCAGGCGGCTGCAATATCCCATATCTTTGGGGTTGATTCTATTGCACCGAAAGTTTGTCCCATCGCTACACTCGTAAGATTTAAACTCGATACACCTAGGAGTCTGATTTTGCCAGGAAATACTGAGTTTGGTTTTTTTTGTAAAATTTTTATTGATCTACTACATAAAGAAATGCATTCACTTTGAAGATTATTTTGGCTAGGATCTATTTTCTTGTTATTCAACCAAACCCCTTTACCTTTAATTGATACAAACTTTTTTTTCAATGTAGGAATTATTAAAAAAGAAGATTGTGGTTTACCATCAACGAACCTTGCCACAGATATAGACCAGTAAGGAATACCGGCAGCAAAATTTGTTGTCCCATCGAGTGGATCGACCACCCAGTAAGCTTTTGAATTTGGAATTAATTTTTGCCCTTCTTCACTAAGGACGCCTTCACCTGGAGCTATTGAAGCTAAGCCATCTACGATTGTTTTGTCACTCCATAAATCACAACTTGTTAATAATGATCCATCTGCTTTATTGCTGGCGCTAATATTTCCAAAATCTTTTGTTTGTCGTTGACTAACCAATTCAAATAAAGAATCTAATTCACGTAGTTGCTTATTGGTTAAATTTAGTGGATTCATATTTATAAATTGCAAATAGACTCTGTATCTCTAATTTTAGTATTATTACTACCCAAACAATTTTTACTTTTATCAAGGAAAGTTAATCTTTCTAATTCATCAACATTCAGATTGTAATTATATATTGCATTAATATTTTTTGATTTCGCATTACTTAATTCACTTTGCCTAATAAGAACATCTTTTAAAGTTGATATTCCCACATCATATCTAAGTCTAGAAAGTCTTACAGATTCTTTACTAGAGTCAATTTCTTTAAGAGAAGAGATTATTTTTTCTTCATTTAATTTAAGATTTAAATAAGCTTTACTAATACTTGTGGTTAAAACATTTTTTAGATTTTCATAAGCAAATTTTTCGGATTCTGCATCTGCTATTTTTGATTTGTAGGAGTTCTTATTTTGTCCGCCATCAAAAATACTCCATGCAAAATTTAGACTTATGGTATTTGTATAATTAGATCCAGATTTTGCAGAGTCGATATTAGTTGTAAGAGAGTCCCCCTTTGAAAATGTACTAGATAATGAATTACTAATATAGATATTTGGCTTATTTTGAGCTAAAAAGCTCTCTGCTTGGTTCTTTTTGATTGATTTTTGAAGAATCAGGTTTTTTAAGGAAAGATTTTTATCCAAACCCTCATTAATATTCTTATTCAATTTATGATTCCAAAACCCTATAAGATTTTGTTCTTTATTAGTTTGGAAATCGCCCTTAATATTAAGAATCTCTTTAAGAGAAATTTTATTAATTTCATGTTCTATTTTCTTTTCATTAAGTAATTGTTGATCTCGAGATAATTGAGCTTCTGCTTCAAGAACTTCAAATTTTGTACCAATTCCAGCATCTAGCTTCGCTTTAGCATTTTCTAAACTTGTAATTGATAAATCAAGTGTGAATTTTTTATTTTGAATATCTTGAGATGACTTTTTGTATTTGTGATATCTGATTCTTGCTTCTTGAATTAAATCTTTTTTCTTAATTTCGTAATTATTTTCTGCAAT containing:
- a CDS encoding high light inducible protein; its protein translation is MNNDNQPRFGFVNFAETWNGRMAMMGILIGLGTELITGQSILRQIGIG
- a CDS encoding YihY/virulence factor BrkB family protein, which encodes MQRSSTWILKSLWGACERWSKSDCVDLSAAFAYYTLQSFFPILLISLSIASWFLGKQEGLDQQIIAIAAQLLPPSVVELVETTLFNLIDQGFGAGILGAMFLLFTAGNAYLSLQRGSDRLWEDEIPSKKVNAAWRVQASKFLRNRVEAFLIVFFIGFLMVLDQISANLRMIPSNVLENLSKSNNLISDLLLKLPLLQVGQFAIPLIGFSLMALLLQALLPSRKVPLKPLLPGSFLIGIGLTTLNLAVSKSILSLGVRFQAYGFIGGFLVLTLWVWLLGVILYFGQCWSVVIASMTLVNKKRNYR
- a CDS encoding inositol monophosphatase family protein: MNPLNLTNKQLRELDSLFELVSQRQTKDFGNISASNKADGSLLTSCDLWSDKTIVDGLASIAPGEGVLSEEGQKLIPNSKAYWVVDPLDGTTNFAAGIPYWSISVARFVDGKPQSSFLIIPTLKKKFVSIKGKGVWLNNKKIDPSQNNLQSECISLCSRSIKILQKKPNSVFPGKIRLLGVSSLNLTSVAMGQTFGAIESTPKIWDIAAAWLLLEELNCSLEWLEKDPLNLVSGEDLSDVNFPLIACRSIEKFEILKPWGNLLLEK
- a CDS encoding TolC family protein, with the translated sequence MLRRVINPFLLFPLTLSMNTLNVLSSEIKNYIDNVLEEKSNITFVDYQEIEKLILNNNELKSLQNQVASASFNLSSQIAQRYPSLDFQANGLPKYVVSKKYSSNSSTLKTSQFTANPSLNIKWDVIAPLKGFEIKIAKTNYKIAENNYEIKKKDLIQEARIRYHKYKKSSQDIQNKKFTLDLSITSLENAKAKLDAGIGTKFEVLEAEAQLSRDQQLLNEKKIEHEINKISLKEILNIKGDFQTNKEQNLIGFWNHKLNKNINEGLDKNLSLKNLILQKSIKKNQAESFLAQNKPNIYISNSLSSTFSKGDSLTTNIDSAKSGSNYTNTISLNFAWSIFDGGQNKNSYKSKIADAESEKFAYENLKNVLTTSISKAYLNLKLNEEKIISSLKEIDSSKESVRLSRLRYDVGISTLKDVLIRQSELSNAKSKNINAIYNYNLNVDELERLTFLDKSKNCLGSNNTKIRDTESICNL